In the Vitis vinifera cultivar Pinot Noir 40024 chromosome 2, ASM3070453v1 genome, one interval contains:
- the LOC100267804 gene encoding 14 kDa proline-rich protein DC2.15: MASKALATTALLLALNLLFFTLVSSTSVPCPPAPKPKNHHKKPPAKAVCPKDTLKLGVCADLLNDLLHAVVGTPPKSPCCSLIGGLADLEAAVCLCTAIKANVLGIKLNVPVSLSLLLNYCGKKVPTGYQCA, from the coding sequence ATGGCTTCGAAGGCTCTAGCAACCACCGCCCTTCTCCTTGCCCTAAACCTCCTCTTCTTCACTTTGGTCAGCTCCACCTCTGTCCCTTGCCCACCCGCACCAAAACCTAAAAACCACCACAAAAAGCCACCGGCCAAGGCTGTTTGCCCCAAGGACACCCTCAAGTTGGGTGTGTGTGCTGACTTGTTGAATGATTTGCTTCACGCTGTTGTTGGAACCCCACCAAAGAGCCCTTGCTGCAGCCTCATTGGGGGTCTGGCTGATCTTGAAGCCGCTGTCTGCCTTTGCACCGCCATTAAAGCTAATGTCTTGGGCATTAAACTAAATGTTCCAGTTTCACTTAGCTTGCTCTTGAACTACTGCGGCAAGAAGGTCCCAACCGGCTATCAATGCGCATAG
- the LOC100262648 gene encoding 36.4 kDa proline-rich protein — protein MGSKGTAMFFIFMIFMLMALPPMQACGYCSQPQPPYRYPSPPYRRPNTPTIPHPHPHPPSKKHPPGHHKERPIVSPPSNNPPGITPPVVNPPVTIPPPSSTYPPYTGNPPSGGGGGGGGGGGGGGGGGGGGGGGGGGGLPGLNPPPSTSPTCPVNAIKLGACVDVLGGLVHIGLGNPVENVCCPVLGGLLELEAAVCLCTAIRLKLLNLNIFIPIALEALITCGKTPPPGFVCPPL, from the coding sequence ATGGGTTCTAAGGGTACAGCCATGTTCTtcatcttcatgattttcatgTTAATGGCATTGCCGCCAATGCAGGCTTGTGGCTATTGCTCACAGCCACAGCCACCTTACCGCTACCCAAGCCCACCTTACCGCCGCCCAAACACACCGACAATTCCTCATCCTCATCCTCATCCTCCATCCAAGAAGCACCCACCCGGCCACCACAAAGAGCGACCGATAGTATCGCCGCCTTCAAATAATCCACCAGGAATAACACCTCCGGTAGTAAACCCTCCGGTGACCATTCCGCCACCCTCAAGCACGTACCCACCTTATACTGGTAACCCCCCTTCCGGGGGTGGCGGcggtggaggtggtggtggtggaggcgGCGGCGGAGGCGGCGGCGGTGgcggaggaggaggaggtggtggtcTTCCAGGTCTTAACCCTCCCCCCTCTACTTCACCAACTTGTCCAGTAAATGCGATTAAATTAGGGGCTTGCGTGGATGTGCTTGGAGGTTTGGTGCATATTGGTTTGGGGAATCCAGTGGAGAATGTATGCTGCCCGGTGCTTGGAGGCTTGCTAGAGCTTGAAGCAGCTGTGTGTCTCTGCACTGCCATAAGGCTTAAGCTTCTTAACCTCAACATATTCATTCCTATTGCTCTAGAAGCCCTTATAACTTGTGGGAAGACTCCTCCACCTGGTTTCGTATGTCCTCCTCTCTAG
- the LOC100257513 gene encoding 14 kDa proline-rich protein DC2.15, whose amino-acid sequence MASKSSASLAFFLLVNLLFFAIVSACGTCPSPPKSKTNPRPTPSPSPARATCPKDTLKLGVCVDLLGGLLGVVVGNPPKTPCCSLIQGLADLEAAVCLCTAIKANVLGINLNIPLSLSLLLNVCSKKVPSGFQCA is encoded by the coding sequence ATGGCTTCCAAGAGCTCTGCATCATTGGCTTTCTTCCTTTTAGTTAACCTTCTCTTCTTTGCCATTGTCTCTGCATGTGGCACTTGCCCTAGTCCTCCTAAGTCAAAGACTAACCCCAGGCCAACTCCTAGCCCCAGTCCTGCTAGGGCCACTTGCCCTAAAGATACCCTTAAGTTGGGAGTATGTGTCGATTTGCTTGGCGGGCTGCTCGGAGTTGTTGTGGGTAACCCTCCAAAAACCCCATGCTGCTCTCTCATCCAAGGCCTTGCTGATCTTGAGGCTGCTGTTTGCCTTTGCACTGCCATTAAAGCCAATGTTTTGGGCATTAACCTCAATATCCCTCTTTCTCTTAGCTTGCTTCTCAATGTCTGCTCAAAGAAGGTCCCATCTGGCTTCCAGTGTGCCTAA
- the LOC100245490 gene encoding NADH dehydrogenase [ubiquinone] 1 beta subcomplex subunit 8, mitochondrial translates to MAGRLSNVASRIMGGSGVVSRSVASSLPLRSGMGLPVGKHIVPNKPLPVNDELIWDNGTPFPEPCIDRIAETVGKYEALAWMCGGLSFFASLGLLAVWNDKASKIPFTPRVYPYDNLRVELGGEP, encoded by the exons ATGGCAGGGAGATTGAGCAATGTAGCATCAAGGATCATGGGCGGAAGCGGAGTTGTTTCTCGTTCCGTGGcttcttctcttcctcttcGCTCCGGCATGGGCCTCCCCGTTGGCAAACACATCGTCCCCAACAAACCA CTTCCTGTAAATGACGAGCTGATTTGGGACAACGGGACTCCATTCCCCGAACCCTGTATAGATCGCATTGCTGAAACTGTGGGAAAG TATGAAGCATTAGCTTGGATGTGTGGAGGTTTGAGCTTTTTTGCGTCCCTTGGACTGTTGGCCGTGTGGAATGATAAAGCCTCTAAGATACCGTTT ACACCTAGGGTCTATCCATATGACAACCTGCGAGTGGAGCTTGGTGGAGAACCTTAG
- the LOC100252384 gene encoding 14 kDa proline-rich protein DC2.15 — MDSKGSSSAALFLSINLLFFALVSANKPCSPPKPTPTPSTPSTPSNGSCPRDALKLGVCAKLLNGTVGAVVGTPPVTPCCSLLEGLLDLEVAACLCTAIKANILGIHLDIPVSLSLLVNICGKKLPKDFQCA; from the coding sequence ATGGATTCCAAGGGCTCTTCATCAGCTGCTCTCTTCCTCTCCATCAACCTTCTCTTCTTTGCTCTTGTAAGCGCTAACAAACCTTGCTCTCCGCCTAAGCCAACTCCAACTCCGAGTACTCCATCCACCCCTTCCAATGGCAGCTGCCCCAGAGATGCCCTTAAACTAGGTGTCTGTGCCAAGCTGCTTAATGGGACAGTTGGGGCTGTCGTTGGAACCCCTCCTGTTACTCCCTGCTGCTCCTTGCTTGAAGGGCTTCTGGATCTTGAGGTTGCCGCTTGCCTTTGCACAGCCATTAAAGCTAACATTCTTGGCATCCACCTCGACATCCCAGTTTCACTCAGCTTGCTTGTCAACATTTGTGGGAAGAAGCTTCCCAAAGACTTCCAATGTGCTTAA